Proteins encoded together in one Micromonospora kangleipakensis window:
- a CDS encoding right-handed parallel beta-helix repeat-containing protein translates to MPYQELPPTVRNHRPAVAGAPLWCDARQYGLTGDGVTNDQPALAALVDRLGDGYAADGRARVIHCPPGIYSIRDAGTVWRSGVSLVGAGPAATRFLLSNEGNRADPTPLAFWTTVQHGANRDRHIADCTFADFEIDGSGVAMAEYNYLAKGLGLQYLVRGVFRNLYIHHTAATGLGCDFLQDSLIDGVVVVGCGRLDNGEEMGGAGIGVGIGGWGTVERLAIANCTAVGNGTNGIFLELQKDYWPPPRGYRIIGCHSQGNRFGISDWGADGLIVTACTMTGNLEAGFDVSANGTAGVAGRGGLLTDCVIDGNVADGVSMGNTPGPYTVRGNRVTGNGRYGFHEHNLGHGYQDPAMDVVIESNEFWGNGLDAIRVDRPMTDTVLLNNRIRNNGRQCAGAYTGGGETVRYGDRKLVDRSADWPHDGHRGKVLRVGKRTAVVAANTATELSLAPVRPDASTAWSGDTPLPGTPYELPAAPEIRAGITINAAFDSATIRGNRAWDNHDVRTQTHGLWITERGSWIDCRVEENDFAGNGAAAARLDTPPLGGRWERNHGDEDWD, encoded by the coding sequence GTGCCGTACCAGGAACTGCCGCCCACCGTGCGGAACCACCGCCCGGCCGTCGCGGGCGCGCCGCTCTGGTGCGACGCCCGCCAGTACGGCCTGACCGGCGACGGGGTGACCAACGACCAGCCGGCGCTGGCCGCGCTGGTGGACCGGCTCGGCGACGGCTACGCCGCAGACGGGCGGGCGCGGGTGATCCACTGCCCGCCGGGGATCTACTCGATCCGCGACGCCGGGACCGTCTGGCGCAGCGGGGTGTCGCTGGTCGGCGCCGGCCCGGCGGCGACGCGGTTCCTGCTGAGCAACGAGGGCAACCGGGCCGACCCGACGCCGCTGGCCTTCTGGACCACGGTGCAGCACGGCGCGAACCGGGACCGGCACATCGCCGACTGCACCTTCGCCGACTTCGAGATCGACGGCTCGGGAGTGGCGATGGCCGAGTACAACTACCTGGCCAAGGGGCTGGGCCTGCAGTACCTGGTGCGGGGGGTGTTCCGCAACCTCTACATCCACCACACCGCCGCCACCGGGCTGGGCTGCGACTTCCTCCAGGACAGCCTCATCGACGGTGTCGTGGTGGTCGGCTGCGGCCGGCTGGACAACGGCGAGGAGATGGGCGGCGCGGGCATCGGTGTCGGCATCGGCGGCTGGGGGACGGTCGAGCGGCTCGCCATCGCCAACTGCACCGCCGTCGGAAACGGCACCAACGGCATCTTCCTGGAGCTGCAGAAGGACTACTGGCCCCCGCCGCGCGGTTACCGGATCATCGGCTGCCACAGCCAGGGCAACCGGTTCGGCATCTCCGACTGGGGGGCTGACGGCCTGATCGTCACGGCCTGCACGATGACCGGCAACCTGGAGGCCGGCTTCGACGTCTCGGCCAACGGCACCGCCGGGGTGGCCGGCCGGGGCGGGCTGCTGACCGACTGCGTGATCGACGGCAACGTGGCCGACGGCGTCAGCATGGGCAACACACCCGGCCCGTACACCGTCCGGGGCAACCGGGTCACCGGCAACGGCAGGTACGGCTTCCACGAGCACAACCTCGGCCACGGATACCAGGACCCGGCGATGGACGTGGTGATCGAGAGCAACGAGTTCTGGGGCAACGGCCTGGACGCGATCCGGGTCGACCGCCCGATGACCGACACCGTCCTGCTCAACAACCGCATCCGCAACAACGGCCGACAGTGCGCCGGGGCGTACACGGGCGGCGGTGAGACCGTCCGCTACGGCGACAGGAAGCTGGTCGACCGGTCGGCGGACTGGCCGCACGACGGCCACCGGGGCAAGGTGCTCCGGGTCGGCAAGCGCACCGCCGTGGTGGCCGCGAACACCGCAACCGAACTCTCCCTCGCCCCGGTACGCCCCGACGCCTCCACCGCGTGGAGCGGCGACACCCCGCTGCCCGGCACCCCGTACGAGCTGCCGGCCGCGCCGGAGATCCGGGCCGGCATCACCATCAACGCGGCGTTCGACTCGGCGACCATCCGGGGGAACCGGGCCTGGGACAACCACGACGTCCGGACGCAGACCCACGGGCTGTGGATCACGGAGCGGGGCAGCTGGATCGACTGTCGGGTGGAGGAGAACGACTTCGCCGGCAACGGCGCGGCGGCCGCCCGGCTGGACACCCCGCCGCTCGGCGGGCGGTGGGAACGCAACCACGGCGACGAGGACTGGGACTGA
- a CDS encoding dihydrolipoamide acetyltransferase family protein: MTTVERTQVFLLPDLGEGLSEAEIVEWRVAVGDVVTVDQSVVEVETAKAVVDVPCPYAGRVVALHGAAGEVRPVGQPLITIGPLDGAGPDDDREPAGHATYREEERAGSGNVLIGYGTGHGGSGRRRRRPRLALAPESTAAAPASAVATSPAAPTSPAASAAPTSSAGPTADSSAGSPRAALVISPIVRRLARERGVDLATVRGSGPGGVIRRADVEAALAEASTDAAARLAAVPDAPAAHVSLAPAGEQDVVIPLTGIRKVIADKLSRSRREIPEVTIWVDVDATALLATRAAINAASPDAPVSILALLARICLSGLRRYPQLNAHVDTEGQRIVQSAGVHLGIAAQTDRGLLVPVLRDAQRLTTRELAAELAATTAAARAGTLPPARLTGGTFTLNNYGVFGVDGSTPIINHPEAALLGVGRIVDKPWVVDGQLAVRKVTQLSLTFDHRVCDGGVAGGFLRHVADCVEQPALLVANV, from the coding sequence GTGACCACCGTCGAGCGGACGCAGGTCTTCCTCCTGCCCGACCTGGGCGAGGGGCTGAGCGAGGCGGAGATCGTCGAGTGGCGGGTCGCCGTCGGCGACGTGGTGACGGTCGACCAGAGCGTGGTCGAGGTGGAGACCGCCAAGGCGGTCGTGGACGTGCCCTGTCCGTACGCCGGTCGGGTCGTCGCGCTGCACGGCGCGGCGGGTGAGGTACGCCCGGTCGGCCAGCCGCTGATCACCATCGGACCGCTGGACGGCGCCGGCCCGGACGACGACCGGGAGCCCGCCGGGCACGCCACCTACCGCGAGGAGGAGCGCGCCGGCTCCGGCAACGTGCTGATCGGGTACGGCACCGGCCACGGCGGCTCCGGCCGGCGGCGCCGCCGGCCCCGCCTGGCGCTGGCCCCCGAGTCGACGGCCGCCGCTCCGGCCTCCGCCGTAGCGACCAGCCCGGCGGCTCCGACCAGCCCGGCCGCCTCGGCGGCTCCGACCAGCTCGGCCGGCCCGACCGCCGACTCCTCCGCCGGCTCCCCGCGGGCCGCCCTGGTCATCTCGCCGATCGTCCGGCGGCTGGCCCGGGAGCGCGGCGTGGACCTGGCGACGGTCCGGGGCAGCGGCCCGGGCGGCGTGATCCGCCGGGCCGACGTGGAGGCCGCCCTCGCCGAGGCCAGCACCGACGCCGCCGCCCGGCTCGCCGCGGTCCCGGACGCCCCGGCCGCGCACGTCAGTCTCGCCCCGGCCGGCGAGCAGGACGTGGTGATCCCGCTGACCGGCATCCGCAAGGTCATCGCCGACAAGCTCTCCCGCAGCCGGCGGGAGATCCCCGAGGTGACCATCTGGGTGGACGTGGACGCCACCGCGCTGCTGGCGACCCGCGCCGCGATCAACGCGGCCAGCCCGGACGCCCCGGTCAGCATCCTGGCCCTGCTGGCCCGGATCTGTCTCAGCGGGCTGCGGAGATATCCGCAGCTCAACGCCCACGTCGACACCGAGGGGCAGCGGATCGTCCAGTCCGCCGGGGTGCACCTGGGCATCGCCGCGCAGACCGACCGGGGCCTGCTCGTCCCGGTACTGCGCGACGCCCAGCGGCTGACCACCCGGGAGCTGGCCGCCGAGCTGGCCGCCACCACCGCCGCCGCCCGCGCCGGCACGCTGCCCCCGGCGCGGCTCACCGGCGGCACCTTCACCCTGAACAACTACGGGGTGTTCGGTGTGGACGGTTCCACGCCGATCATCAACCACCCGGAGGCGGCGCTGCTCGGCGTCGGCCGGATCGTCGACAAGCCCTGGGTGGTCGACGGGCAGCTCGCGGTGCGCAAGGTCACCCAGCTCAGCCTCACCTTCGACCACCGGGTCTGTGACGGCGGGGTGGCCGGCGGCTTCCTGCGGCACGTCGCGGACTGCGTCGAGCAGCCCGCGCTGCTGGTCGCGAACGTCTGA
- a CDS encoding alpha-ketoacid dehydrogenase subunit beta has product MATMTMAKALNAALADAMLDDDRVVVFGEDVGQLGGVFRITDGLQARFGDKRCFDTPLAEAGIVGFAVGLAMSGLRPVVEMQFDAFAYPAFEQIASHVAKLRNRTRGALSVPIVIRVPYAGGIGGVEHHCDSSEAYYAHTPGLKVVTPATVEDAYSLLREAIDDPDPVVFMEPKKLYFSSAEAELPARTAPFGKAVVRRAGTDATLVAYGPAVPVALEAAEAAREEGWDLEVVDVRTIVPFDDATVTASVRKTGRCVVIQEAQGFAGVGAEIAARVQERCFHALHAPVLRVSGLDIPYPAPMLEHTHLPSVDRVLDTVARLQWDDQPDPRWLSQGSAA; this is encoded by the coding sequence ATGGCCACCATGACCATGGCGAAGGCGCTCAACGCCGCGCTCGCCGACGCGATGCTCGATGACGACCGGGTGGTCGTCTTCGGCGAGGACGTCGGCCAGCTCGGCGGCGTCTTCCGGATCACCGACGGGCTCCAGGCCCGCTTCGGCGACAAGCGTTGCTTCGACACCCCGCTCGCCGAGGCCGGCATCGTCGGCTTCGCCGTCGGCCTGGCCATGTCCGGCCTGCGGCCGGTGGTCGAGATGCAGTTCGACGCGTTCGCCTACCCGGCGTTCGAGCAGATCGCCTCGCACGTGGCGAAGCTGCGCAACCGCACCCGCGGCGCGCTCAGCGTGCCGATCGTGATCCGGGTGCCGTACGCCGGCGGCATCGGCGGCGTCGAGCACCACTGCGACTCCTCCGAGGCGTACTACGCGCACACCCCCGGCCTGAAGGTGGTCACCCCGGCCACCGTCGAGGACGCGTACTCGCTGCTGCGGGAGGCGATCGACGACCCGGACCCGGTCGTCTTCATGGAGCCGAAGAAGCTCTACTTCTCCAGCGCCGAGGCGGAGCTGCCGGCGCGCACCGCGCCGTTCGGCAAGGCCGTCGTGCGCCGGGCCGGCACCGACGCCACCCTGGTCGCGTACGGGCCGGCGGTGCCGGTCGCGCTGGAGGCCGCCGAGGCCGCCCGCGAGGAGGGCTGGGACCTGGAGGTCGTCGACGTCCGGACCATCGTGCCGTTCGACGACGCCACGGTCACCGCCTCGGTGCGGAAGACCGGCCGCTGCGTGGTGATCCAGGAGGCGCAGGGCTTCGCCGGGGTCGGCGCAGAGATCGCCGCCCGGGTGCAGGAGCGCTGCTTCCACGCCCTGCACGCCCCGGTGCTGCGGGTGTCCGGCCTGGACATCCCGTACCCGGCGCCGATGCTGGAGCACACCCACCTGCCCTCGGTGGACCGGGTGCTCGACACCGTGGCCCGGCTCCAGTGGGACGACCAGCCCGACCCGCGCTGGCTGTCGCAGGGGAGCGCCGCGTGA